A window of Phycisphaerae bacterium contains these coding sequences:
- a CDS encoding response regulator — translation MTQDRSSATEREAIHRLVELARKDGRPDAFMAKRNWSRYMLGLPLDITADCEDPNAVWAGIMHNVSGGGIGFWSKRDVKSNTRVFVREYSRDGGGAWIECRVAHSTLGLQGFLIGARFENPAPREQPTIVETPVELDRQTAQEPGSRALLPRRSLSTKCAFACATTSCLGIVFAAWFCHTLWPQNWLFWLVPISTLLASGMGAFVGWCIVDDEIRFLKGLREAVCSLARSGGSPVPVPETPSRELGELRQAFMELAAQSRRREGEQRLQREKLEELNRIKSNILSVVSHDLRTPLTSILLYAQMLKEELQSLAEEDQKRFLDIIAGECNRLSRLVDDLLEVQRLESDRIQWDIKPQDLSETIRTGARVFEAMAMGKEIAFTVECPEPLPTVEADSEKISQVLSNLLSNAMKYTQSGGEVALSVEVRGANIVLCVADNGPGIPRDQWDVIFDRFTQLTHSTQSRNSGVGLGLNIVKRIVERHGGAVWVDSEVGEGSRFFVSLPTKVKRPLPESDPSDAPVGRVLVCDADPELAAMIAQSLQTERYEVRLAYSGKRLLAQAEEGQIDVVITDVLLPDMDSSELLAHLVALPHRTFRLIVHSYACDTRQLKRQGVDAFLERPTSRKELLQAVTVAMQKRVQTGLTVLLVGRQLRPLAPALSRAGHLPIIAEDFETASRLVCDYSLNAALIAEGELDEQWERLREIGIRADDPIRLMIVCENLQKRQKLLAEEYGLQTVILEPGKESVVAAEVSRLQESYLERMRR, via the coding sequence ATGACCCAGGACAGAAGCAGTGCGACGGAACGGGAGGCCATTCACCGGCTGGTGGAGTTGGCCCGCAAAGACGGTCGGCCCGACGCTTTCATGGCCAAACGCAACTGGAGCCGTTACATGCTGGGCCTGCCGCTGGACATCACCGCCGACTGCGAAGATCCCAACGCGGTCTGGGCGGGGATCATGCACAACGTCTCGGGAGGCGGCATCGGGTTCTGGTCAAAGCGGGACGTCAAGTCGAACACGCGGGTTTTCGTGCGGGAATACAGCCGCGACGGGGGCGGCGCGTGGATCGAGTGCCGAGTGGCCCATTCGACGCTGGGGCTTCAGGGCTTTCTGATCGGGGCCCGGTTCGAGAATCCGGCGCCTCGCGAGCAACCCACCATCGTCGAAACTCCCGTCGAACTGGACCGGCAGACCGCCCAGGAGCCCGGGTCGCGGGCGCTGCTGCCGCGGCGGTCGCTGAGCACCAAGTGCGCGTTCGCCTGCGCCACCACAAGCTGCCTGGGGATCGTGTTCGCGGCGTGGTTCTGCCACACGCTCTGGCCTCAGAACTGGCTGTTCTGGCTGGTGCCGATCTCGACCCTGTTGGCCTCCGGCATGGGGGCGTTTGTCGGGTGGTGCATCGTGGACGACGAGATCCGGTTCCTCAAGGGACTGCGGGAGGCGGTCTGCTCGCTGGCCCGATCCGGCGGTTCGCCGGTCCCGGTGCCGGAAACGCCGTCGCGGGAGCTCGGCGAACTGCGTCAGGCGTTCATGGAGCTGGCCGCCCAATCCCGGCGGCGCGAGGGCGAACAGCGGCTCCAGCGGGAGAAACTTGAAGAGCTCAACCGCATCAAGAGCAACATCCTGTCGGTGGTCTCGCACGACCTGCGGACGCCGCTGACCTCTATCCTTCTCTACGCCCAGATGCTCAAAGAGGAACTCCAGTCGCTGGCCGAGGAGGATCAGAAACGTTTTCTGGACATCATCGCGGGCGAGTGCAACCGGCTCTCGCGGCTGGTGGACGACCTGCTCGAGGTCCAGCGGCTCGAGTCCGATCGGATCCAGTGGGACATCAAGCCGCAGGACCTCTCGGAGACCATCCGGACCGGAGCCCGGGTGTTCGAGGCGATGGCGATGGGCAAGGAAATCGCGTTCACCGTGGAGTGCCCGGAGCCGCTGCCGACGGTCGAGGCGGACTCGGAGAAGATATCGCAGGTCCTGAGCAACCTGCTGTCGAACGCGATGAAGTACACCCAGAGCGGCGGTGAGGTCGCCCTGTCGGTCGAGGTGCGCGGGGCGAACATCGTGCTCTGCGTGGCCGACAACGGCCCGGGAATTCCGCGGGACCAGTGGGACGTGATCTTCGACCGGTTCACCCAGTTGACCCACTCGACCCAATCGCGGAACTCGGGGGTCGGGCTGGGTCTGAACATCGTCAAGCGGATCGTCGAGCGCCACGGCGGCGCGGTCTGGGTGGACAGCGAGGTGGGCGAGGGGTCGCGGTTCTTCGTTTCGCTTCCGACCAAGGTCAAGCGTCCGCTGCCGGAGTCGGACCCGTCGGACGCTCCGGTCGGGCGGGTGCTGGTGTGCGACGCCGACCCGGAATTGGCGGCCATGATCGCCCAGAGCCTGCAGACCGAACGGTACGAGGTGCGGCTGGCCTACTCGGGCAAGCGCCTGCTGGCCCAGGCTGAGGAGGGACAGATCGACGTGGTGATCACCGACGTGCTGCTGCCGGACATGGATTCGTCGGAGCTTCTGGCGCACCTGGTCGCCCTGCCCCATCGCACGTTCCGCCTGATCGTTCACAGCTACGCCTGTGACACCCGGCAACTCAAGCGGCAAGGGGTGGACGCCTTCCTCGAACGGCCGACGTCGAGAAAGGAACTGCTCCAAGCGGTCACGGTGGCCATGCAGAAACGGGTGCAGACCGGGCTGACCGTGCTGTTGGTGGGCCGCCAACTCCGGCCGCTGGCTCCCGCTCTCTCGCGGGCCGGACACCTGCCGATCATCGCCGAGGATTTCGAGACGGCTTCGCGGCTGGTCTGCGACTATAGCTTGAACGCCGCCCTGATCGCCGAGGGCGAACTCGACGAGCAGTGGGAGCGGTTGAGGGAAATTGGCATCCGGGCCGACGATCCGATCCGCCTGATGATCGTCTGCGAGAACCTGCAGAAGCGGCAGAAGCTCCTCGCGGAGGAGTACGGCCTCCAGACCGTCATCCTGGAGCCGGGAAAAGAGAGCGTCGTGGCGGCCGAGGTAAGCCGCCTCCAGGAGTCCTATCTGGAGAGGATGCGGCGATGA
- a CDS encoding PilZ domain-containing protein: protein MSDQPPAPNNQRQRFRLRHPSEVRPKLVIDEQTYDVLDVSEGGLKFFANELPPGIQNGRVDGQMVFRDGESIPVKGRVVRYEIAVQFEEGVPYKKIVSEQIGIFKHFPNFGHQ from the coding sequence ATGAGTGACCAACCGCCTGCACCCAACAACCAGCGACAGCGATTCCGCCTGCGCCACCCGTCCGAGGTCCGGCCGAAGCTCGTCATCGACGAGCAGACCTACGACGTCCTGGACGTCTCCGAGGGCGGCCTCAAGTTCTTCGCCAACGAACTGCCGCCCGGCATCCAGAACGGACGGGTCGACGGCCAGATGGTCTTCCGCGACGGCGAATCCATCCCCGTCAAGGGCCGCGTCGTTCGCTACGAGATCGCCGTCCAGTTCGAAGAGGGTGTGCCCTACAAGAAGATCGTCAGCGAACAGATCGGGATCTTCAAGCACTTCCCGAATTTCGGCCACCAGTAG